A stretch of DNA from Pseudomonas sp. HN11:
CGCTGTGGTTGGCCATGCGCCTGGAACTGCCACAATCACGTACGGCGATGATCACCGTGTTCATCGTGATGCAGCCGCAGAGCGGCCAGGTGTTCGCCAAGAGTTTCTATCGCTTCCTCGGCACCCTGGCGGGGTCGGCGGTGATGGTGGTGTTGATTGCCTTGTTTGCGCAGAACACCGAGTTGTTTCTCGGCGCGCTGGCGATCTGGGTGGGCATCTGCACCGCTGGTGCGACGCGCAATCGCAACTTTCGCGCCTATGGGTTCGTACTTGCCGGTTATACGGCGGCGATGGTCGGGCTGCCGGCGCTGGCGCATCCGGATGGTGCCTTCATGGCAGCGGTGTGGCGGGTGCTGGAAATCTCCCTGGGGATTCTGTGCTCCACCCTGATCAGCGCCGCAATCTTGCCGCAAACCTCCAGCGCCGCCATGCGCAATGCCTTGTACCAGCGCTTCGGCGTGTTTGCGCTGTTCGTCACCGATGGCCTGCGCGGGCGCAGCCAGCGTGAAGGTTTCGAGGCCAGCAACGTGCGTTTTATCGCCGAAGCCGTGGGCCTGGAAGGGCTGCGCAGCATCACGGTGTTCGAAGACCCGCACATGCGTCGGCGCAACGGCCGGCTCAGTCGCCTCAACAGCGAATTCATGAGCATCACCACACGCTTCAATGCCTTGCATCAGTTGTTGGAGCGGCTGCGCACCGACGAGGCGGATCACGTGGTGGCCGCCATCAAACCCGGCCTGCAAGACCTTGCCGAAGTGCTCGATGGCTTCTCCGGCCGCGCGCTCACCAGCCCGGATGCGGCGCGCCTGGTCAACCAACTGAGCGTCTACAAGGATGGCCTGCCTGCCAAGGTCCGCAGCCTGCGCGGGGCCTTTCAGGAACAGAACCCAAGCGAAGCCGAACAGCTGGATTTTCATACCGCCTACGAGCTGCTCTATCGTTTCGTCGATGATCTGCACAACTACACGCAAACTCACGCGTCCCTGGCGGAGCACAGACATGAACGGGAGCAGTGGGATGAAACCTTTATCCCCAAGACCAATTGGCTGGCTTGTGCCGCCTCGGGAATTCGCGCGTCATTCATCCTGATCGTGCTCGGCAGTTATTGGGTGGCGACTGCCTGGCCCAGCGGCGCGACCATGACCTTGATCGCCGCCGCCACCGTCGGGCTGTCCGCCGCCACACCCAACCCGAAACGCATGGCGTTCCAAATGGCCTGCGGCACCTTGATCGGTGCACTGGTGGGCTTTGTCGAAATGTTCTTCGTGTTTCCCTGGATCGACGGTTTCCCGCTGCTGTGCGTGATGCTCGCCCCAGTGATCATCTTTGGCGCGTTCCTCGCTTCACGCCCGCAATACGCGGGTGTCGGCGTGGGGCTGCTGATCTTTTTCAGCACCGGCTCGGTGCCGGACAACCTGACGATCTACAACCCTTACACCTTCATCAACGACTACATCGCCATGATCATCGGCATGCTGGTGTGCGCAGCGGCGGGGGCGATCATCCTGCCGCCCAACAGCCGCTGGTTGTGGCGCCGCCTCGAACAGGACCTGCGGGAACAGGTGGTGTACGCCATCAGCGGCAAGCTCAAGGGGCTGGCGTCGAGCTTTGAAAGCCGCACGCGTGACCTGCTGCACCAGGCCTATGGTCTCGCCGTCGGCCAACCGCAGGTACAGCGCGATCTGCTGCGCTGGATGTTCGTGGTGCTGGAGGTTGGCCACGCGATTATCGAATTGCGCAAGGAACAGGCAATTCTTCCGGTGCATCCGGCGTACGCCCAATCCCAGCCTTGGCGCCAGGCGATCCGCGTGATGGGCCGCTCGCTGGTGCGGCTGTTCCTGCAACCCAGCGCGAGCAACCTGGAGCGTGGCCTCATTGCGGTCGACCATGCGATCAGCCGCGTGCAGGCCACCGACGAACCCTTCGCCCCGCACTTTGACACCTCGGCCCTACGCCGGGTGAAAAGCTACCTGCACTTTATCCGCACCTCGCTTTTGGACCCGCAATCGCCGCTGGCGGCTCTGAAAAGTGCCACGCAAGGATCCCCGCATGCCCCGTGAAATCGCCTTCCACGGCGTGTACATGCCGACCATGACCCTGATGTTTTTGATCGCAGCCGCGCTGGCCTGGGCGCTGGATCGCTTCCTGGCCGGGTTCGACCTTTACCGTTTTTTCTGGCACCCGGCGCTGCTGCGCCTGAGCCTGTTCGTTTGCCTGTTCGGCGCCCTGGCGCTGACCGTCTACCGTTGAGAATGCTCCGATGAAAAAGTTTTTCAGCCTGCTCGCGACCTTGCTGGTCCTGGCCTTGGCCATCTGGATTGGCCGCACGTTGTGGGTGCACTACATGGAAACCCCGTGGACCCGCGACGGCCGTGTGCGTGCCGACATCATCAACGTCGCCGCCGACGTCACCGGCGAAGTGGTCGATGTGCCGGTGCGTGATAACCAGTTGGTGAAAAAGGGCGACCTGCTGATGCAAATCGACCCCGAGCACTACCGCATTGCGGTCAAACAGGCGCAATCGCTGGTGGCGTCGCGCAAAGCCACCTGGGAAATGCGCAAGGTCAACGCCCATCGCCGTGCCGACCTTGATGCGCTGGTGATCTCCAAGGAAAACCGGGACGACGCCAGCAATATCGCCGACTCGGCACTCGCGGACTACCAACACGCGTTGGCGCAACTGGAAGCGGCCGAACTCAACCTTAAACGCACGCAAGTGGTGGCGGCGGTCGATGGTTATGTCACCAACCTGAATGTGCATCGCGGCGACTATGCCCGTATCGGCGAAGCCAAGATGGCCTTGGTGGATGTGAACTCGTTCTGGGTCTATGGCTTCTTTGAAGAGACCAAGCTTCCCCACGTCAAGGTCGGTGATAAAGCCGATATGCAATTGATGAGTGGCGAGACCTTGAAGGGGCATGTGGAAAGCATCTCGCGAGGTATCTACGACCGCGACAACCCCGAAAGCCGCGAACTGATTGCCGATGTGAACCCGACCTTCAACTGGGTGCGCCTGGCCCAGCGGGTGCCGGTACGGATTCATATCGATGAGGTACCGGAAGGGGTGTTGTTGGCGGCGGGGATTACCTGCACGGTGATCGTGCGGGAGTTATCTGCAGATTGAGGTCGGTTATTCCCAGAGCATTTTGGCTCTGACTTTGCGACGGCGTTTGACCCTCAACATACTGACGTATCGACGGTGGTTTCTTGTGTTGAGCATCAGCAGGCAAACCAGTGATTGAAACAACGGAAATACTGCAAACAGACTAATGGGATGATTCCCTAAGTAGCCAGTTGACAGTAACGCGTTCAATGTTGCGACGCCCACCAGTAGTGGAGGCCCTGAACGTAAGCCCGCCGCGACAAGGGCTGACCCGATGCACATTGCCAATATCAGTGAAAAGCACGCCGCTATCGCATATTCGCTGGGCAGGTAGTTGATTCGGGCGTAGTAGGACAGGCTATGTGACAGGTTGCCTGAACTGCTGGCCAAGATCATGGCCACCGCAGTCCCTACGGTGAAAGCAAAACGCCTGGTGTAACTGCTCAATGTTCCCTGTGCTGGCATCGGGCCGCTTTTAGTGCTCATGGCTGTCGAATTCCTCATAGAGGGCGATGACGAGGTGGTTGATGTTTCCTGATAGAACGCTGCCGGCTACAGCAAAAGCGCCGGCCAACTGATCGGCAATTTGAATGAGGATGTCCTGACGTAATTGGGCATTGCTGAAACGTTTGGGAAGTTTCCCGGCCAACTGCTTTAAGCGGATCATTTCACGAGGATGACGAGGGTTCTGTAGGCGCAGCACTTCGTTTGTCAGCTTTGCACGTTCCTGGCGGCTCATTCGCCTCAAAATGTCAGTCAGATTGCGGCCCGTTGTGCTTTTGACCATCATGACTGTCTTTATCGTGACAAATGTCGTGCTACCTGCGCCCACCAATGAGATGCCGTCCAGAGCTAAGGTCATTGTCTGATACCAACTCAGGCTGTCGTAATAATCGTTTTCTGCCGGGTTAGTGAGCTCTTTGTAGGTTCGTCATAAGCCATTGGCACATTGCACACCACTGGCAGCGGCGGCTGTGTAAGCAATATAGGAGATGGCCAGGCTGGAACCTGCACTGAGTGGAGCCGTCGCGATGCCTGCCTTTGCCACCACGATTCCAATCGCAGCTCCGCCGCAGGATAGAGCCATCCCCGACGCCTCCCGCCATAGCTGAGACTCATGCGGCGACACCGCCGCCAACTGCGCATGCTCCTGCGCAGTCATCACAGGCCCCGGCACCTCCCGCAAAATCACACGTTTGGGCCTGATGCTGCACAACGGCACAAACTCACGCAGCAACGTCACTTGATAGTCACTACCGATATGCACCACGCCGGCCCCGACGATGCCCGGGTCGGCGTCGATTGTTCGGTAGAGTTTGGGGAGGTTCAGCAGGCTGGTCAGCCTCTGGCGAGTGGTGGTGTGTGCTTGCGGCACACCACTTTGCAGAAAATCCCTAGGCATCCTTTCACCTGTGAGCCGACAGAGGTGAAAGAGCCTGGGGATTGATTCCTTTAAATGATGTCAGGCCGTTCGCTGTTTTTTGTAGGATCCGGCCTGATAGCTATGTCATTGCGCGATAAACGTTTCATGCAAATGGCGCCACAGCAGCGCGCCACTGGCCTGCTTCTCGAACACCACCGTGGCACGGCGGTCCGTCTGTGTACCGCTGTCATCGACCTGATGCTCGCGATAGGTCACCGTGGCGCCACGTGCATGGCGATCGATGCCGGCCATCTCGCTCAAGGTGATTTTCAATCCCGGGCGCATGCCGCCCAAGCGCGTGAACAGGGCATTGACTCCGGCCGCATTCACCCGTGCACCGGTCGCCGGGGCAACCATGCTGAATTCCGGGGAGAAGCGCGCGAGCAGGTTCTGCAAGGTGCCTTCGGGCGCAACGCCGGCAAACCATTGTTCGATCTCGACATGGGTCTGGATCACTTCGTCAAAAAAATCGCTGTAATCGATCATCGGTGAGGCTCGCTGGCAGGGTGAAGCAGTGCGCGTATTCGGGACGTATCCAGACGCAGCACCGCAAAAAGAGGCAGCAGGGTCAGGGCTGCCGCCATCGTGAAGGTTATAGCGAAGGAATCCAAGGCCGACAGTAATGTACTTAGCGCCGCTGCGCCCAGGCAGAAGCTCAGTTGTCGGTTGATGTTCCACAGGGCGCTGGCGTGGCCCATGCGTTCGGCGGGAATATCGAGAAAGGCCAGGGTCTGCGCGGTACTGCTGCACAGGCTGCCTCCCAACCCCATCAACAAATAGGCTGGAATGATTAGTGCAGGACCATTCAGCAACAGGATGCCCAGGCATTGCAGCAGCATGCCCGCCAACAACAATGGCTTCGGACCACAGCGGTTGAACAGTTTTTTGCTGAGCAAAATCGCCAGTGCCGACGCCAGTGCCCACGGCAGCATCAAGGCGCCGGTCTGTGTGGCGTCGTACCCGAGGCCGCGAAGATAGAGTATGGCGATGAGGCTGGTACCGATGAACACGCCGGGGATGCACAGGTAGATCAGCATCGCGGTGCGCAGCATTGGGCTGCGTATCTGTTGGAAAATACTGCCCACGTCCAGTGGCACACGACGGCTCGACGGCCTGTCAGGTTTTATCCACAGCACGGTCAGCAGCAGGGTCATCAACGCCAGTGGCAGATTGGCGTAGAAGATCCAGCGCCACGACACGTTGTCGACAATCAAACCACCCAGCGCCGGCGACAGCGCCGGTACCAGCAATGCCACCGACATCACTCGCGCTGTCAGTTGGCTGCGTTCAGCCGCCGGGAAATGCCGGTAAGCCATGGCCTGCCCGCCGGGAATCAGCAAGCCACCGCCCAGCCCTTGCAGGGCACGCCAGCCGATCAGTGTTTCAATCGAACTCGCCTGGCCCACCATCACCGACGCCCCGGCGAACAGCAACAGGCTTGCCGCGATCAGAGTTCGCTCCCCCATCACCGCAGCCAACCAGGCACTGAGCGGAATGATCACGGTCAGGCCGAGCAGGTAGGCGTTGCTGATCCATGCCAGTTGCGTGACCGAGGCATGCAGTTCGTGGGCGATATCCGGGTAGGCGACCGTGGCGACAAACATGTTCACCAGGTCCAGGGCAAAACCCAATAAAAAGATCCAGGCGACTTTCGAACGGTAGGTCATGAGTGCGATCCAGCGAGTGAAGCGGGCAGGGTAGGCGGGTCGTGCTGTTTGGGATACGTCGGTTTGCCTGTTACTTTGTCAAAAATATTTTGACAAAGGAGGGCGCCGCCGATGGTCAGCCTGGACCGATTCGACACCTTCAAGGCCGTGGTCGAGGCCGGCTCTCTCACCGCTGCCGCTGACCTGCTGGGCCAGACTCGCGCCGTGGTCAGCTTCAACCTCAAGCGTCTGGAAGCAGAACTGGGCGTCACTCTGCTGACCCGCAACACCCGTCAACTGGCGCTGACCGATGCCGGCGAGCGCTTCTACCTGCGCTGCACACGCATGCTCGAAGAGGCGCGATTGGCGGTGGAGGAGGCGCGCTCGGAGCATGCCCAACTCAAAGGCACGTTGCGCATCACTACCACCGTGGAATACGCATTGGCCGTGGTTGCCCCGGCGGTCGAAGCCTTCCGCCGCCTGCACCCGGACCTGGACATACACTTATCCACATCCTCCACTCACGCGGACCTGATCTCCGAGCGTTTCGACGTGGCGATTCGGTTGGGACGCTTGCTGGACTCCAATCACCGCGCGGTGCAGTTGTCGACTTTCGAGGTGTTCGCCGTGGCGGCACCACAGTTTGGAGGGGTTGATACGCTGGATGACTTGGAACAGTTGCCCAAGCTGGAACATAGCCGATTGACGGAGTTGAGCGTGACCGATCCACAAGCCGGCGAACATTCTTATCGCCCCGGCCATGCGTCGCTAGTCGCCGACAGCGCAGCCGTTCTCCAAGCCTTCGCCGTGCGTGGGCACGGTGTGGCGGTGTTGCCGCAATGGCTGGTGCAGGATGACCTGGACGCCGGACGATTAGTGCGCCTGTTGCCGGACCATCGCTTTGCCCCGCAAGGGATCTACGCGATGTATCCGGACACCCGACATTTGCCCCTGAAGGTGCGGGCGTTCATTGACTTTATGAAGGGTTAGAGCGAACCGGCCAGCCCGAAGCGTTTCTTCAACACCTTCTCCAGCAACCCTTTGGGCAACAACGCCGCCATCAACGGTAACGCGCGGCTCCCATTGCCCGAGCGCAGCAGGCGGGGCGGTTGTGGTTGTTGCACAGCTTTCAATACATCCGCCGCAAACACATTGGCTGGCGTCGGCTTGTCCTGGGAAGCCTGGCTGCGCGCACGGATTCCGTCGCGCAACGGCCACCATGGCGATTGTTCATTGATCAACAGTTCGGCCTGGGCGCCGGCGTTTTTCGCAAAACGGGTGTTGATGGCGCCGGGTTGCACTTCCATGACCTGCACGCCAAACGGCGCCAGTTCCATGCGCAGCGCGTCGCTCAAGGCATGCACGGCGGCTTTTGACGCGCAATAGGCCCCCGCAAACGGCGTTACCAGCACACCGGAAACACTGCCGATATTCACCACCAATCCCTTGCTGCGCCGCAGAGCCGGGAACAGCGCCTGGGTCACACCGACGATGGAAAACACATTGGTCTCGAATTGGCGTTGCATCGCCTCGGTGCCGCCGTCGAGCAACGGCCCCATGGCGCCATAACCGGCGTTGTTGAGCAGTACATCCAATTCGCCCAGTTGTTCGGCCAGCTGTTGCAAAGCGGCGCTGTCGTTGACGTCCAGTTCGACGGCATTAAAGCCGGCAGCGTCGAGGGCGGCGACGTCTTCCGGGCGGCGGGCGCTGGCCCACACCGTGTAGCCGGCGGCTTTGAATGCGTCCGCCAGGGCACGGCCGATGCCGCTGGAACAACCGGTGATCAGTACGTTGGGCATGGATCAATCCTTTGTCAGTCCGAAAAACTGCCTTGCAGGTGCTCGGCGCGAAATTCCAGGGTTTGCGGGCGGTAGCCGGGGCGCAGAGGCGGAGTGGGCAGGCAGTCGTCCCACGTGGCGCCGGCTTGCAACTCACCGGGCCCGCGATAGCGTGGGGCGGCATAGACGTTGTCCGCGAGGTTCACCGTATCGCCCGGTGCGTAGGCGGCGACGCGCCAACGCAGTTCGGTGAGCGGCACATCGTTGCCATTGTTCAGCGTCAGTTTGAGCGGTCGGTCGGTGGGGCATTCGTCGGCAGCATAGGTGATGCGCAGCTCCAGGCGGGCCAGTTGCGAGGCTTCCTGGCTGTCCAGCCACACCACCCAGATCGCGACGAAACCCAAGCCCACGGCGGCCGCGAGGGATACGGGCAGTGCCTTGGCGGGGTAGCGCAGCAACAGGATCAGCCAGGTGATGATCAGTAGAACGCCGAAAAACATGGAGACCACCTCAAGTAGGGAATGAGCATCCTAACTTAAGCGTAGGTGGGATTGATCACTACGGCCCCAAAGAAAAAGCCCCCGCCCAACCGGCTGCGGATAGGGGACGCAGTCGGCTGGACGGGGGCTTCTTGTACGACTGTTTTACTGCGCGATAGTTTTCACCGACACGCCGCGTTCAACCGGCGTCGAGCGACCGTAGATATCTTCAAAGCGCTCGATATCGTCTTCGCCCAAATAGCTGCCCGATTGCACTTCGATGATCTCCAACGGGATCTTGCCCGGGTTGCGCAGGCGGTGCACCGAGGCGATCGGAATATACGTGGACTGGTTCTCGGTGAGCAGGAACACGTTCTCGTCACAGGTCACTTCGGCGGTGCCGCTGACCACGATCCAGTGTTCGGCACGGTGGTGGTGCATCTGCAGCGACAGGCACGCGCCCGGCTTGACCGAGATGTGCTTGACCTGGAAACGCCCGCCCATGTCCACCGAGTCGTAGGAGCCCCACGGACGATAGACTTCGCAGTGGTTCTGGGTTTCGCTGCGGCCCTGGTCGTTCAGGGTGTTGACCATCTGCTTGACGCCCTGGACCTTGTCCTTGTGGGCAATCATCATCGCGTCCTTGGTTTCCACCACCACGATGTTGTCCAGGCCGATCACCGACACCAGTTTGCCGTTGCCATGAATCATGCAGTTGCGGCTGTCCTGGATGACCACGTCGCCTTTGCTCACGTTACCGTGGACATCTTTGTCGTTGACGGCCCACAGCGAGGCCCAGCAACCCACGTCGCTCCAACCGGCGCTCAACGGCACCACGCAGGCACGCTGGGTTTTTTCCATCACGGCATAGTCGATGGAGTTGTCCGGGCAGCAGGCGAAGGTGGCTTCGTCGAAGGACACGGTATCGGGGGTCTGTTCGCTGCGTTCAAGGGTCAGCAGGCAGGTGTCGTAGATGTCCGGGTCGTGCTTTTTCAGCTCTTCGAGGAAGCGGCTGGCACGGAACAGGAACATGCCGCTGTTCCAGAAATAACCGCCGCTTTTGACGAACTCGACGGCGCGTTTTTCATTGGGCTTTTCCACGAACTGCTCGACGCGGCTCACACCTTCCGGCAGCAGCGAATCGGCGGTGGACTTGATATAGCCATAACCGGTTTCCGGACGAGTCGCCGGTACGCCGAACAGCACCATCTCACCCCGTTCGGCCGCCACGGTGGCCAGGGCCAGGGCACGTTGCAGGGCTTTCTGGTCGTCGATCACGTGGTCGGCCGGCAGCACCAGCATCAGCTCGTCGCGGCCTTCGTTGACCAGCATCATCGCGGTGAGGGCCACGGCCGGCGCGGTGTTGCGACCGAACGGCTCCATCAGGATGCGCTGGCTTTCCAGCTTACGCGCGGCCAGTTGCTCGTTGACGATAAAGCGGTGGTCTTTGTTGCAGACCACGATCGGGGAGTCCATGCCTTCGAACACCAGGCGTTCCAGGGTTTGCTGGAACAACGTGTGCTCGCCGGTCAGGGCCAGGAATTGCTTAGGGAACTGTTTACGGGAAAGCGGCCAAAGACGTGAGCCACTACCACCGGAAAGGACTACTGGAATCATGGGGGTTTCTCCTTGAATCGATTTGGGTCAGAGCTACGAAGGTTTGTCGTTTCACTCTTGTTTTTGTCTCGGTCCGGGTTGGCCTCAACCAACCCGGAAAAATGGTTTAACGGGTCGATACGGGGCGTTTCACCCACACTGGCGACAGGCTCGAACCGGAACCGGTGACGTACAGTACCGCCGCTTCACCGCGCTCCAGGGCCACTGGCTTCACGTCGCCGACTTTTTTGTCACCGTCATACAGCGCCAGGCTGACCTTTACCGGGTTGATTTCGCGCTCGCCACGGCCTTTGGCAGCCACGGACTTGACCACGTCGGTCTTGCCGTCAGCTGTCTTCAGGGTCAGGGCCTTGTCGCTGAGGTTCTGCACGCGCACCAGGGATTTCTGCTTGTTCTTGAACGGTGGCTCTTCGATCAGTTGTGGCTGGCCGCTGCCGCTGTTGACCAGGGTGTAGTAGTGGTCCGGTGCGAGTTTGACCGGCACGGTCTGGCTGCCGACCTTGGCGCTGTAGTCACCACCGGGCATGAAGCTGAAATCGCTGCTGGCCAGTGGTGCGACCTCGCTCAGGTTGGTCGCGCCGACGGTGGCGCTGACTTCCTGGTTGCTGGCGTTGTAGATCCGCACGAAGCTTGAGCCTTTTGGCGCGGTTGGGCCGTAGAGGGCGGCGTCGCCACCGGCGAAGGCGGACATCGATACGAAGCTCAGGCCGGCCGCGATAGCCAGGGTTTTAGCGAGACGACGAGGAGTTGTAGTGAAAGTCATGTGAGTTACCTCTCTTTCAGTTTTGCGCCCGGTCGGGCGTCTCGGATTTAGTGTTGATAGCCATGTTCTGTTGGCGCGAACCGGCTTGTTTAAGCTGCGCAACCCAGGATGGGTCGGCATCACCGATTTCGTTGTTCACGGGCAGATAACGTTCAGGAAACTCCCAGATCAGCACCTGGGGCGGGCTGTTCTTGAAGTCATCGCTTTTCAGGTAGCTGAGCATCGGCAGGATCGGGCCGTGGCCGTCTTCGGCGTAGCTGACCACGTCGCTGCCCAGGGCTTGCTTGAGGGCACCGACGAAGTTCCAGTTGGGGTTGGCGCTGTAGCTGGTGCCCACCAGGGCCACTGGGGTTTCGCTGTCGCTGAACAGCGCGTCGTCGCCTTGGGTTTCGGCCAGGTGCGTCACGCGTTTTTCCAGCGGTTCTTTAGGCGGCATCAGGTTTTCGAACAGTGGGTCCAGCGGCAGGAACAGACGCAGGTCGCCTTTGTGCGGCTCGGTTTTTTCCGCCTCGGTGACGAAGCGTTGTGGCTCGCCACTCAGCGGGGTCTTGTCGGCGATGGTCTTGGCCAACTGTTTGGCGGCGATTTCAGCACCGTCCGGGGTCCAGTGAGTGTCGGTGCGCAGGAACACCTGTTTGCCGGCGAGTTTGGCCTGTTGCAGTGGGCCGAGCAGGTCGGGGGCAGGGATGTTGTCCGCTGCTACACGTGCGTGA
This window harbors:
- a CDS encoding FUSC family protein; the encoded protein is MTPLPAPLRWLHSLEWRRGFFDWARSDGVTWVYIFKVLIAAFLTLWLAMRLELPQSRTAMITVFIVMQPQSGQVFAKSFYRFLGTLAGSAVMVVLIALFAQNTELFLGALAIWVGICTAGATRNRNFRAYGFVLAGYTAAMVGLPALAHPDGAFMAAVWRVLEISLGILCSTLISAAILPQTSSAAMRNALYQRFGVFALFVTDGLRGRSQREGFEASNVRFIAEAVGLEGLRSITVFEDPHMRRRNGRLSRLNSEFMSITTRFNALHQLLERLRTDEADHVVAAIKPGLQDLAEVLDGFSGRALTSPDAARLVNQLSVYKDGLPAKVRSLRGAFQEQNPSEAEQLDFHTAYELLYRFVDDLHNYTQTHASLAEHRHEREQWDETFIPKTNWLACAASGIRASFILIVLGSYWVATAWPSGATMTLIAAATVGLSAATPNPKRMAFQMACGTLIGALVGFVEMFFVFPWIDGFPLLCVMLAPVIIFGAFLASRPQYAGVGVGLLIFFSTGSVPDNLTIYNPYTFINDYIAMIIGMLVCAAAGAIILPPNSRWLWRRLEQDLREQVVYAISGKLKGLASSFESRTRDLLHQAYGLAVGQPQVQRDLLRWMFVVLEVGHAIIELRKEQAILPVHPAYAQSQPWRQAIRVMGRSLVRLFLQPSASNLERGLIAVDHAISRVQATDEPFAPHFDTSALRRVKSYLHFIRTSLLDPQSPLAALKSATQGSPHAP
- a CDS encoding DUF1656 domain-containing protein; the encoded protein is MPREIAFHGVYMPTMTLMFLIAAALAWALDRFLAGFDLYRFFWHPALLRLSLFVCLFGALALTVYR
- a CDS encoding efflux RND transporter periplasmic adaptor subunit — its product is MKKFFSLLATLLVLALAIWIGRTLWVHYMETPWTRDGRVRADIINVAADVTGEVVDVPVRDNQLVKKGDLLMQIDPEHYRIAVKQAQSLVASRKATWEMRKVNAHRRADLDALVISKENRDDASNIADSALADYQHALAQLEAAELNLKRTQVVAAVDGYVTNLNVHRGDYARIGEAKMALVDVNSFWVYGFFEETKLPHVKVGDKADMQLMSGETLKGHVESISRGIYDRDNPESRELIADVNPTFNWVRLAQRVPVRIHIDEVPEGVLLAAGITCTVIVRELSAD
- a CDS encoding DUF4440 domain-containing protein yields the protein MIDYSDFFDEVIQTHVEIEQWFAGVAPEGTLQNLLARFSPEFSMVAPATGARVNAAGVNALFTRLGGMRPGLKITLSEMAGIDRHARGATVTYREHQVDDSGTQTDRRATVVFEKQASGALLWRHLHETFIAQ
- a CDS encoding MFS transporter is translated as MTYRSKVAWIFLLGFALDLVNMFVATVAYPDIAHELHASVTQLAWISNAYLLGLTVIIPLSAWLAAVMGERTLIAASLLLFAGASVMVGQASSIETLIGWRALQGLGGGLLIPGGQAMAYRHFPAAERSQLTARVMSVALLVPALSPALGGLIVDNVSWRWIFYANLPLALMTLLLTVLWIKPDRPSSRRVPLDVGSIFQQIRSPMLRTAMLIYLCIPGVFIGTSLIAILYLRGLGYDATQTGALMLPWALASALAILLSKKLFNRCGPKPLLLAGMLLQCLGILLLNGPALIIPAYLLMGLGGSLCSSTAQTLAFLDIPAERMGHASALWNINRQLSFCLGAAALSTLLSALDSFAITFTMAAALTLLPLFAVLRLDTSRIRALLHPASEPHR
- a CDS encoding LysR family transcriptional regulator; its protein translation is MVSLDRFDTFKAVVEAGSLTAAADLLGQTRAVVSFNLKRLEAELGVTLLTRNTRQLALTDAGERFYLRCTRMLEEARLAVEEARSEHAQLKGTLRITTTVEYALAVVAPAVEAFRRLHPDLDIHLSTSSTHADLISERFDVAIRLGRLLDSNHRAVQLSTFEVFAVAAPQFGGVDTLDDLEQLPKLEHSRLTELSVTDPQAGEHSYRPGHASLVADSAAVLQAFAVRGHGVAVLPQWLVQDDLDAGRLVRLLPDHRFAPQGIYAMYPDTRHLPLKVRAFIDFMKG
- a CDS encoding SDR family oxidoreductase, producing the protein MPNVLITGCSSGIGRALADAFKAAGYTVWASARRPEDVAALDAAGFNAVELDVNDSAALQQLAEQLGELDVLLNNAGYGAMGPLLDGGTEAMQRQFETNVFSIVGVTQALFPALRRSKGLVVNIGSVSGVLVTPFAGAYCASKAAVHALSDALRMELAPFGVQVMEVQPGAINTRFAKNAGAQAELLINEQSPWWPLRDGIRARSQASQDKPTPANVFAADVLKAVQQPQPPRLLRSGNGSRALPLMAALLPKGLLEKVLKKRFGLAGSL
- a CDS encoding multidrug transporter is translated as MFFGVLLIITWLILLLRYPAKALPVSLAAAVGLGFVAIWVVWLDSQEASQLARLELRITYAADECPTDRPLKLTLNNGNDVPLTELRWRVAAYAPGDTVNLADNVYAAPRYRGPGELQAGATWDDCLPTPPLRPGYRPQTLEFRAEHLQGSFSD
- a CDS encoding mannose-1-phosphate guanylyltransferase/mannose-6-phosphate isomerase, encoding MIPVVLSGGSGSRLWPLSRKQFPKQFLALTGEHTLFQQTLERLVFEGMDSPIVVCNKDHRFIVNEQLAARKLESQRILMEPFGRNTAPAVALTAMMLVNEGRDELMLVLPADHVIDDQKALQRALALATVAAERGEMVLFGVPATRPETGYGYIKSTADSLLPEGVSRVEQFVEKPNEKRAVEFVKSGGYFWNSGMFLFRASRFLEELKKHDPDIYDTCLLTLERSEQTPDTVSFDEATFACCPDNSIDYAVMEKTQRACVVPLSAGWSDVGCWASLWAVNDKDVHGNVSKGDVVIQDSRNCMIHGNGKLVSVIGLDNIVVVETKDAMMIAHKDKVQGVKQMVNTLNDQGRSETQNHCEVYRPWGSYDSVDMGGRFQVKHISVKPGACLSLQMHHHRAEHWIVVSGTAEVTCDENVFLLTENQSTYIPIASVHRLRNPGKIPLEIIEVQSGSYLGEDDIERFEDIYGRSTPVERGVSVKTIAQ
- a CDS encoding alginate O-acetyltransferase AlgF, translating into MTFTTTPRRLAKTLAIAAGLSFVSMSAFAGGDAALYGPTAPKGSSFVRIYNASNQEVSATVGATNLSEVAPLASSDFSFMPGGDYSAKVGSQTVPVKLAPDHYYTLVNSGSGQPQLIEEPPFKNKQKSLVRVQNLSDKALTLKTADGKTDVVKSVAAKGRGEREINPVKVSLALYDGDKKVGDVKPVALERGEAAVLYVTGSGSSLSPVWVKRPVSTR
- a CDS encoding alginate O-acetyltransferase yields the protein MTRSLRVLYIGLFLVLLLALGAWSLRSFFGFSTNADATVLNGRWTKAVETHYDDEFPIKRIGTNLWAALDYKLFNEGRPGVVLGRDHWLYSDEEFNPAVNEDQNLQGNYALVEGVRQKLKAQGIQLVMAIVPAKVRLYPEHLGDVKPASIHANLYQDFHARVAADNIPAPDLLGPLQQAKLAGKQVFLRTDTHWTPDGAEIAAKQLAKTIADKTPLSGEPQRFVTEAEKTEPHKGDLRLFLPLDPLFENLMPPKEPLEKRVTHLAETQGDDALFSDSETPVALVGTSYSANPNWNFVGALKQALGSDVVSYAEDGHGPILPMLSYLKSDDFKNSPPQVLIWEFPERYLPVNNEIGDADPSWVAQLKQAGSRQQNMAINTKSETPDRAQN